Within the Silurus meridionalis isolate SWU-2019-XX chromosome 2, ASM1480568v1, whole genome shotgun sequence genome, the region AAGCTGCGACGGAGAGAAAGCCGTGCGGATCCGTTTGGGTTTTCTGGCGAGCGCGTTGTGCAAAAGGAAACTCTCCGGACTCGTTTCGTTTCCTGAAATAACGCACGGAATAAAATGATTGTTTTCTTCACATATATCACTATTGTAatctatagcactttttttattttttataaaccatCATTACCAGCAGACCGTCATAAAGACCCTTGTATTAACATTAATCCCAAACACTCAGGctgagaataaattaataaaaataaaaacaattcacagGAAATAAGCTACCACGTGCACTGTGCAATTGACGAAAATATAGgtgaaatgtaaacaatttaatgGATATGTCCATGTTTATTTATCCTTCTCCTCTATATCCCATAGCTCTCAAAATGCTCAGTACAGGGCCTCGATTTTTTTCTCTAACCAAACCTATCCAAATAAAATAGCACTGAGATCGtaattgtaaaaattatttaacattttgaatAATCACAAAAAGCTAGAGGGTTTTCGAGTTGTTATTCGCATCTTGCTAGTTGCTAGTAAAATGATTCATTAGCCCAGTAATTTAGTCATTACGACATATTTCTAGTGTAAATGTCAAAATCGTTTGAGACAaaaccttaataaaaaaaaaatatatatatatatatatacgataAAGTACACAGCAATCGATTAATACGAATTAAATAACATGTCAAAAGTAGATTTTGTAACAAACATACtgtttacttacacacacacacacacacacacacacacacacacacacacacacgagagatTAAAAAAGAACACTAATTCATAATTTAGTTCGTAATAATATTCCATTCATAGCCTGATTCGGATTAATGCAATGCTCTTTGTTTATGTTTCGAAACATCATTAACACTGAACAACTCCAGTTCCCATAGACATCCTTCATAAAGCCTTTGTTTATGAGACACAGGAGAGAACAGGATGGATGGCCTCTCAGtttatttaattagtaattaattgtatatatattttttattctaataacAGACCCGTTTTAATATTATTGCCGTAAATGTTATTACATTTGATTAAGTCTATATAAaaagtaattacattttatgtttatggTTTTTGTTTCTATAAATGAAGCTTAAAGATAACTGCTGAAATACATCTAGAATTCAGCTTGAAAACTATTTATTTCACAGGTTTGTTTATCACAAATTGTCAAAACGTTCACGTGAAAAAAACACCCAATGTACAATATACACAAAGTTAATTCGAACGATATTTtcgttgtgtttgttttcatatTCGTTTGATGTGTTGCGACTTCTTTATCTGTATAAATGACGTATGGTCAAACCGTAAGCTATAtggtaaattattatttttttcgatctgcaaaagaaaaaaaaaaataggaaacaaTATAAACAGAAACGATAACAACAAAattattgctgttgtttttgttattcatactaataataataataataataataataataataataataatgggttCGTTTTTAATCTTACCTTGAAATCTGTGCCCCAGgtatctgtatctgtgtatTAACCATGGGTAAAAAGTTGCGGGGTCCCTTTGCTGGCTGGCAAAGAGCGCGTGCGGCCCGTGCGGGGAAGTGAGTGCGTGATGAGCGGCGAGTGCGTGCGGCGGAGGCGGCGGCGGGTGATGAGCGGGTGCGGGAACGACCGGGTGAACGGGCACGGCCGAGCTGGGCGCGTGCGACATGGCCTCGGCGAAGACAAGGTCCGCGCTGGAGTAGACGCCTCTCGCGCCCGCGGTGAAGCCATTTAGAAACGGGCTCACGTGGTTCGCACCAGAGTAGCTGAGCGCCGTCGCCGCCGTGGGTCGCGTGGGCTCCTCGGTTCGGGACACCGGTAGAATaggaggtggaggattattatccTTCGCTACCAAAGACTCTATAGTGAAACATCTCTTCGGTGTGGGCTGAAACATGGTGCTTCAAAACcggaaaaataaatatctatataaatgtatttccgCCGCTCACAGATAACGTGAAGTCCGTTGATCAGACAGGAAAAATACTccaacaaaaagtaaaaaagttaaGAATCAAGTcaagaataaataaagtacagataagGGGGAAGCGACAAAAGATTTTCAGAACTCTGTGAGAAATGCACACATGGAGACGGCGGACACGGTTTGCTTCTCCGCGCGCTCCATGGACGCGCACGATCCGGTTCCGAGCCGATCTCTGGCGGAGATTCTGTTCAGCCTAATTTGCACCAGAGCTCCTGGAGACAGCTTCCTCTTCTCCCGAGCCCCCGTGATGGCTCAGTGATTGGTCCTCGCTCCTGTTTTCCTTAAAGGGTCCGAGGACGGAAGAAGTGTCTCTAAAGCGCGTTGAAAGCTCTCACCGAGCGGATAACGGAGAGAGGGAGGCGGATTCAAGAGAAACGGAACGGATTCACTTCCCACCTTTCACCCCTCATCCACACCTTCACCGGAACCGCAGTGATGCCCGAGCTGATCccgattctgattctgatgattcTGAGACTCAGAGGTATCTACCTGTTACTTGTAATCACCTGATGTTTCTTGGAAGGTTTTGCGTTGTAGTTTTGTTTTGGCAACAAAGTTTTTGCTATTAGAAAAGTGTTACAGCGTTACAGTCAGAGATAAACGCTGCGGGAACAGAAACACCAAGCTGCAGCCTCTGATACAGAAAGTCCTGAATTCATCAGATCAGCGAGTCTGTGACTCTCAGCGACCCTCCGCCTTTTCATTTTTTCCGACGTGATGAGTTTagagtctttctctctctctctctctctcacacactctctctctctctctctctctctctctctttctctattggTCAGGAGGATGGGGGGATGAGGCTCATTTATTAGACACAGGCGAGATTTTCAGCTCCGTTTGTTAAGAGGCCCATTATACTCTATAAGCGCTCATTAACTGACCAAAAAAGTTCACATCATGAACATTACGACTTACTAACTTGTGCAAAATCCGTTTACGAAAAATCAATGTTTTAAACCgtagtgtgatgatgatggtgataataaatatgaatataatgatgatgatgataaagataaagattattatgaatactattattattaatcaaatcatatatttatttaaatgtattttttgtaaaaaaaacgaTCGAGTGAATATTTCCGTCTAAGAGGTGTTTCTGTACGCGCCCAGTCTACCAGACTCCATTATGATCAGAAAACCGTGataatgaaagaataaataaacaaacgtgCTTCAGTTTTCTCCTGctgttgtttatttatacatttatacatataaatatattagagACCATTTAACCAAAAATGCATCACTATTTAcgggtattattattattctttcatttgatcatttaaagatttattgtaACCTGTAGGTGTAATACATTACAGAGTACATTAAATTAAGATGCGAGTGCTATTTATAAAGACTTGTttttgaggaggaggagggggaggagggggGGTGTTTACATCTCTCACGCGGATTATCTCGATCCAAACTGAATTTCCTTACTGTATTTTGCAATTTTTACTTAAACCctataataaaatatcatgtcaataaattatatacatttccctgtacatgcaatttattattattattattattatcattattattattattattattattattattattattattattattaatattattgttgttgttggtatTTCTGGGTGagtttcttgttttctcatgtCTTTGGATTTTGGACTGGAcacattttctgcatttttaaatatcagttaatcttatatatatatatatatatatatatatatatatgtattcatCATGCACTCGAATATTTAGACAAGTTCAgctattataaaatgtttatattcagtctGTGTACAAGCAGAATGATTGTAGCCTTTCACAAAactttttaagactttttttaattattaaatgacaGGACACAGTTTATATGGCGTGGATTtagttactactactacttaatatctgtattatttttgttgttgtcttttgtatttataaagccatcaatgtattttattttgtcgagcaatatgtttttatatacaacTATTTTTTCCCCTCGTTCAATTTGCTCATGATTGATGTGAAACTGCTGAAGATGATTCAGTGGCATGGGGGAGTTGAGGGGGAAATAAAGTCTAAGGACGCCGCCTGTAGTCTCATTTATGAATTGCAGATGTAAAAAAGAGCTTCAGTCGGATGTAGTTTCCGCCCAAACAACGCTAGCTTTATACTTCCATAGAAGAAAACATGTCACAACAGTTTCGTATATAATCAGAAGGTTTTACCACTGTGCTTCAGTCCAGAAAAAGCTGTCTGGGTTGATGTGTTCAATGTTCACCCCTTAAAATCGGCCATTGTTTAGCTTTGGTTTTAGGGAaggtaattttatataaatgtagttTTTCACGTTAACCTTCTCGAAAACAATGTAGCAGAGAGAAGTGCTGTTTAGTCTAATGAAGCATGGTCCAGTGTTTTGATTAGAAGTCATATTTGTGTTGTGATTCTAGTTCTCCTGCTAAGAGACACCTGTTAACTATTGATGGTAGTAATAAAATGATGATAGATGATGTTACTGAACCTGCACAGGTTACAATTCTGgcaagaaaattataaaaaaacgtCACAGCAGCACGTCTTTCAAAATAAtatgttttgaaaatatataaagtaaaatagcataaaaaacaaacaccacgatattaaaacattacaaatgtatagtgttttgtttttgcttgttctctctctctctctctctctctctctctctctctctctctctctctctttctttgcttACAGACATTAAGTTAATGAAAATTTTTTAACCCTCTGATTACGTTTTTATACaagataatttatttatatttaattatcattattattgttgttgttgtttatgttgTAAGTTTTTGTAGTCATTACTGCTGACTTATTATTGTTGTGCACGCGGCTCCAGGAGGAAAAATATAAAgccaattattttatttcacaaataaTTTCTTGGAAATGTATTAAAGTTTATTcgaataaatgtattatttttcgACGCTGTAAACTATTAACTCTTAATAAATTGTTAATCCTGATACCCACTGGAGCGCACTGTTATTCTattcagctaaaaaaaaaaaaaagggtttaagTGCTTTATTTGATTTCTTTGAGATTCATAAATGATGCTGCTGCTTTAAAACTCTTGGGTTTTTGTAAGAtatccacaaacaaaaaaagatctttAGCACGTGCGACAGTTTCTACGTTTTTACTGTTTGAAATGGAGAGATATGCTGGATCCTACTTTTTTAGATATGCTGGATCCTACTTTTTTTACACACCGGTAGGTCTcagttttattaatgcagtggTCACTCTTTAGGTCACAGGGAAGTTTGCGCACTTAGATTCATGATCCAGTGGCAGTTAAAAGGGGGCTGCGCAAACAGATCGCTTTAATCCAGTTTGGGAAGTTCATCACCCTTTGCCGTGGGAATTCAGGCCCTCAATTGTCACCAGAGCTTGAAACATGGTGAACAGAAAAGCCACGTCGCGCTCCAAACGCCATTTTTgatgctgtttttgtttgtcttatttGAAAAGAGAGGAATTTAAGGGGGGATTAGACGGGTGGTCCTACAGCACCATTTCACACGGACATATAGTCTATACAGCTATAGTGCTGATTTCAGGATTGGATTGCCTTTTGCGTCTTAGTGATGTTGTGATGTTATAATTATAACGCAGGTCCCTCGCATCAGCTTATTTGCATGTATTAATCATTAATCATACAGAAGtcgtttttgcttttttttttgggacaaTCCAATTAACCCTCAATTAACATGAATACATTTATCCCTAAGAAATCATTGTAATACCACCGGTCAGATGTTCAACTGGAAGTTTTTCACCCAGTTGCCTGAAAATCactgaaagaagaaaagtaaGTTTAccccttattttatttttatttatttttttcgctTTAGTTGTCTTGAGGTCATTTTGAAACCTAGAAATGAATGtaatttaaatgtcaaaaaaagctaaatattagAATTAATTGTAGAATTAAGAATTAATGTCCTTTTAATTCACATGATgcttcttgattttttttaaatcttttttttctgaataaaaaccTCACACGTCTTATATGTTTAATCAAAATGCAGACATTTTTGGCCCAAATAAACTCATATTTCCGCATGAGATCGAttaacacattaaaataaaaaataaaaaagttttctaAAAATGATTGTTCAGTTTCAGGAATTGTAAGGACTATAGCATCATAATCACACCATCACCCCAAGCCCATGTAACTGTGTATGTTCAACCtgtgataattaaaaagaaaaactgatggGATGACgcattaaagtttatttaaGCAACAAGCAAGAACATTTTAGGAAAAGTtgttttttccagcttttttcTTGTGTTGAAAACAAGGCATCAGCGAATGAACATCCTCGCCACCCATCCAGCTGCTGCGCCAACTGCGGCTCCTGCAGATACCACGCCAGCTGTGGCTGCTTTAGTAAGACCCGCCGCACCTACACAACAACATGATGC harbors:
- the emx2 gene encoding homeobox protein EMX2, which produces MFQPTPKRCFTIESLVAKDNNPPPPILPVSRTEEPTRPTAATALSYSGANHVSPFLNGFTAGARGVYSSADLVFAEAMSHAPSSAVPVHPVVPAPAHHPPPPPPHALAAHHALTSPHGPHALFASQQRDPATFYPWLIHRYRYLGHRFQGNETSPESFLLHNALARKPKRIRTAFSPSQLLRLEHAFEKNHYVVGAERKQLAHSLSLTETQVKVWFQNRRTKFKRQKLEEEGSDSQQKKKGTHHVNRWRLATKQASSEEIDVTSDD